In the genome of Cydia strobilella chromosome Z, ilCydStro3.1, whole genome shotgun sequence, one region contains:
- the LOC134754846 gene encoding cryptochrome-1-like: MSLSATVTGAPPAPAPARMAEQRPGKHTVHWFRKGLRLHDNPALREGLNGAVTLRCVFIIDPWFASSFNVGINKWRFLLQCLDDLDSSLKKLNSRLFVVRGQPADALPKLFREWGTTVLTFEEDPEPYGRVRDHNIMSKCREVGITVLSRVSHTLFTLDKIIERNGGKAPLTYHQFQALIASMPPPPAAEATITPQLFNGTVTPISDDHDERFGVPTLEELGFETEGLKPPEWVGGESEALARLERHLERKAWVASFGRPKMTPQSLLASQTGLSPYLRFGCLSTRLFYYQLTELYKRIKQVRPPLSLHGQILWREFFYCAATRNPNFDRMEGNPICVQIPWEKNQDALAKWANGQTGYPWIDAIMIQLRDEGWIHHLARHAVACFLTRGDLWISWEEGMKVFDELLLDADWSVNAGMWMWLSCSSFFQQFFHCYCPVRFGRKSDPNGDFIRKYIPVLKKIPTQYIHEPWLAPEAVQVAASCVVGRDYPLPMVDHSKASKINIERIKQVYAQLAKYSPHGNVLNPNSVQRPNAVLSSPSPSSIIASINQSNYLCSKSPDPPPHDMTRLVNYCEEAGLELIVATDSNAHHPLWGMETGNERDSPLCRACMEAEETAAHVILECPGVAEYRAQYLGSPGSLPEVVGNIKGLLGFLEELGWQE; encoded by the exons ATGTCGTTGAGCGCGACAGTGACgggcgcgccgcccgcgcccgcgcccgcccgcATGGCGGAGCAGCGCCCCGGCAAGCACACCGTGCATTGGTTCCGCAAGGGGCTGCGTCTGCACGACAACCCGGCGCTGCGCGAGGGCCTCAACGGCGCCGTGACGCTGCGATGCGTCTTCATCATAGACCCCTGGTTCGCCAGCTCGTTTAACGTTGGAATTAATAAATGGAG GTTCCTGTTACAATGCCTGGACGACTTGGACAGCAGCTTGAAGAAGCTGAACTCGCGGCTGTTCGTGGTGCGCGGGCAGCCGGCGGACGCGCTGCCCAAGCTGTTCCGCGAGTGGGGCACCACCGTGCTCACGTTCGAGGAGGACCCCGAGCCTTACGGCCGCGTGCGCGACCACAACATCATGTCAAAGTGCCGCGAGGTCGGCATCACGGTCTTGTCGCGTGTCTCGCATACCTTATTCACATTGGACAA GATTATTGAAAGGAACGGTGGCAAGGCGCCGTTGACGTACCACCAGTTCCAAGCGCTGATAGCGAGcatgccgccgccgcccgccgccgagGCGACCATTACGCCGCAGCTCTTCAACGGGACCGTCACGCCCATCTCGGACGACCACGACGAGCGCTTCGGCGTGCCTACACTCGAGGAACTAG GTTTTGAAACAGAGGGGCTAAAACCGCCGGAGTGGGTCGGCGGAGAGAGCGAGGCTTTAGCAAGACTAGAAAGACATTTAGAACGGAAAGCGTGGGTCGCTTCATTCGGCAGACCAAAGATGACTCCCCAGTCCCTGCTAGCAAGCCAGACCGGcttgtcaccgtatttaag ATTTGGATGTTTATCAACAAGGCTATTTTATTACCAACTGACAGAATTATATAAAAGAATCAAACAAGTGCGGCCGCCATTGTCCCTTCACGGGCAGATTCTGTGGAGAGAATTCTTTTATTGTGCAGCGACTCGAAACCCTAATTTTGACCGAATGGAAGGAAACCCTATATGTGTACAAATACCCTGGGAGAAAAACCAAGATGCCCTAGCGAAGTGGGCaaat GGACAAACTGGATACCCTTGGATCGACGCGATCATGATACAGTTGCGCGACGAGGGCTGGATACACCACCTGGCGCGGCACGCCGTCGCCTGCTTCCTCACGAGGGGGGATCTCTGGATCTCATGGGAGGAGGGCATGAAG GTGTTCGACGAGCTGCTGCTGGACGCGGACTGGTCGGTGAACGCCGGCATGTGGATGTGGCTCTCGTGCTCCTCCTTCTTCCAGCAGTTCTTTCACTGTTACTGCCCAGTGCGCTTCGGCCGCAAGTCCGACCCCAACGGAGACTTTATCAG aaaatacattCCAGTATTAAAGAAGATCCCGACGCAGTACATCCACGAGCCGTGGCTGGCGCCCGAGGCCGTGCAGGTCGCCGCGAGCTGCGTCGTAGGCCGCGACTACCCGCTGCCCATGGTTGACCACAGTAAAGCCTCCAAGATTAATATCGAGCGCATTAAGCAGGTCTACGCCCAGCTTGCCAAATACTCACCACATG GTAATGTACTGAATCCAAACAGTGTCCAGAGACCTAACGCGGTACTGTCGTCGCCAAGCCCTTCTTCTATAATCGCAAGCATCAACCAGTCGAACTACCTGTGCAGCAAGTCTCC CGACCCACCACCTCACGATATGACAAGGCTGGTCAACTACTGCGAAGAGGCGGGGCTCGAACTCATCGTGGCTACCGACTCAAACGCACACCACCCCCTATGGGGCATGGAGACAGGTAACGAGAGAG atagccccctttgcagggcatgcatggaggcagaagagacagccgcccacgtcatcctcgaatgtccaggggtggcagaataccgggcacaatacctcggttcgccggggtctctcccagaagtcgtcggcaacatcaagggtctgctaggcttcttggaggagttgggttggcaggagtag
- the LOC134754955 gene encoding U7 snRNA-associated Sm-like protein LSm10: MLKHFVGTAKEQFFYHNTLLCLVKALEGQNITVDLRHDSHVCGEVILVDGYMNISFGTAVFVDAKGNEFAYENLFIQGRNIRYVHIPENMAARDTIKTELLKVALKPRNQNEQVRKSIKAKKALKLHMETVARLQDTKDC, from the exons ATGTTGAAGCATTTTGTTGGGACAGCGAAAGAGCAGTTTTTTTATCACAATACTTTACTTTGCCTGGTAAAAGCTCTCGAAGGGCAAAATATAACAGTAGATTTGCGACATGACAGCCATGTCTGTGGAGAGGTCATCTTAGTTGATgg GTACATGAACATTTCTTTTGGAACAGCAGTTTTCGTTGACGCAAAAGGCAATGAGTTCGCCTACGAGAATCTGTTCATACAGGGACGCAACATCAGATACGTCCACATTCCCGAAAAT ATGGCGGCAAGGGATACTATTAAAACGGAATTATTAAAAGTAGCCCTAAAACCTAGAAATCAAAATGAGCAAGTACGAAAATCTATTAAAGCCAAGAAAGCGCTCAAGCTTCACATGGAAACCGTGGCCAGACTGCAAGACACTAAGGACTGCTGA